TTTCAGGCGCAAAGTGCATTACTCTCAGATCGTCCTTACCCCAAGCAATCGGCGTCCACTTCTCGATTTTCTTGCCGTCAGACTGGCCGAAGGCAGGCGCTACTATCAGCAGGGCAAGGATGAGAACTTTCATTAGCAACGGCTCCGGTCTACGTAGACCTTCTTCCCAGATTTGTTGATGTAATAGCAGCCGCCACGCGGCCCGCGATTTAGACCCGGGGAAGAACTCTCAGGGACTGTGGCGGGCTTTGTTGGTTCTGTTCGCAACGGGCGTGAGGTTGAGTAAACAGTAACAGGCGGCGCGGTCTCTTTCGGGAGGCTAAACGCATCGCGATGCATCCAGCCTACAGCGTCATCTATGCGAACAACAAACCAATCATCCTTGAAATCCAAGACTTTAACTTCGGTTCCGATTTCAATTTCTTTTTGAACCTTCGCACTCTTGGAGGGT
The nucleotide sequence above comes from Pyrinomonadaceae bacterium. Encoded proteins:
- a CDS encoding SH3 domain-containing protein — translated: MKALLVTLSLLILFAVPAHAQIKNDATVTINSELREAPSKSAKVQKEIEIGTEVKVLDFKDDWFVVRIDDAVGWMHRDAFSLPKETAPPVTVYSTSRPLRTEPTKPATVPESSSPGLNRGPRGGCYYINKSGKKVYVDRSRC